The Candidatus Saccharibacteria bacterium oral taxon 488 genome has a segment encoding these proteins:
- a CDS encoding transporter substrate-binding domain-containing protein, with product MNRTKAHHRGFGVSWWIGLGLFVALIGFMAFDILQREGGFGKSDDVLVMGTNAGFKPFEYKQGNEIVGFDVDLAKEIARSVNKELKIEDMSFDGLLPALESGQIDMAVAGMSVTPERAKNALFSEPYYSASQRIIVKKGSPIRNRHQLMGKKIGVQLGTTGDTLAGKITGAKVSQFPTAPSVLTELNAGGVEAVILDDAPAAQYTAGFPGLEILPGELSSEHYAIAIKNNNHDLLKKVNRVLAEMKKDGRYDNLIRKHFGPRALELMKKKELES from the coding sequence ATGAACAGAACGAAAGCGCATCATCGGGGGTTTGGTGTTAGTTGGTGGATAGGCCTGGGGCTGTTTGTGGCGTTGATTGGCTTTATGGCGTTTGACATTTTGCAGCGCGAAGGTGGATTTGGTAAGAGTGATGACGTGTTGGTGATGGGCACCAATGCTGGCTTTAAGCCGTTTGAATACAAGCAGGGCAATGAAATTGTTGGCTTTGATGTTGATTTGGCAAAGGAAATTGCCCGCAGCGTGAATAAAGAGCTAAAGATTGAAGACATGTCGTTTGACGGATTGCTGCCAGCGCTGGAATCAGGGCAAATTGACATGGCGGTGGCTGGCATGTCGGTGACGCCGGAGCGTGCCAAAAATGCGTTATTTTCCGAGCCGTATTATTCTGCATCGCAGCGGATTATTGTCAAAAAGGGTAGTCCAATTCGGAACAGGCATCAACTGATGGGCAAGAAAATTGGCGTGCAGCTGGGCACGACGGGTGATACGTTGGCCGGAAAAATTACCGGTGCTAAAGTATCACAATTCCCAACCGCGCCAAGTGTACTGACCGAGCTCAATGCTGGTGGCGTCGAGGCGGTTATTTTGGATGATGCGCCGGCTGCTCAGTATACGGCGGGTTTTCCGGGATTAGAGATTTTGCCGGGCGAGTTATCAAGCGAGCATTATGCAATTGCCATCAAAAATAATAACCATGACTTGCTAAAAAAAGTTAACCGAGTGTTGGCGGAGATGAAAAAGGACGGTCGGTACGACAATCTCATCCGCAAACATTTTGGGCCGAGAGCTCTTGAATTGATGAAGAAAAAGGAGCTTGAATCGTGA
- a CDS encoding ABC transporter permease subunit (The N-terminal region of this protein, as described by TIGR01726, is a three transmembrane segment that identifies a subfamily of ABC transporter permease subunits, which specificities that include histidine, arginine, glutamine, glutamate, L-cystine (sic), the opines (in Agrobacterium) octopine and nopaline, etc.), with product MVNFLEVIFGDGRWLYLWHGLEVTLVLTVLSLLLGTAIGVIIALLRTSDVRPFKLLGRFSWAKGLSRWNPLAWIGKVYVDIIRGTPLLVQLLIMYYVVFGSYQFMPKIFVAAIAFGINSGAYIGEIIRGGIESVDKGQMEAARSLGFSRWQAMRLVILPQALKNSLPALISEFIALLKETSVVGWIGLNDIMRGADNIRFQTATAFQSLFAAAVMYLALTAIFTRVMTRVERRLKDGSE from the coding sequence ATCGTGAATTTCCTGGAAGTAATCTTCGGCGATGGTCGGTGGCTGTATTTGTGGCACGGCCTAGAAGTAACCTTGGTATTGACTGTTCTGTCACTGCTGCTCGGTACGGCCATCGGTGTCATCATCGCTCTTTTGCGAACCTCAGACGTACGGCCATTCAAGCTGCTGGGGCGCTTCTCGTGGGCCAAAGGACTGAGTCGCTGGAATCCGCTGGCGTGGATTGGGAAAGTGTATGTCGACATCATTCGGGGCACGCCGCTTCTGGTTCAGCTGTTGATTATGTACTACGTCGTTTTTGGTTCATATCAGTTTATGCCGAAGATTTTTGTGGCAGCAATTGCCTTTGGTATCAATAGCGGTGCATACATTGGCGAGATCATTCGCGGTGGTATCGAAAGTGTTGACAAGGGGCAAATGGAAGCAGCTCGTTCGCTGGGATTCAGCCGCTGGCAGGCCATGCGTTTGGTGATTTTGCCACAAGCGCTCAAAAATTCGTTGCCAGCACTGATCAGCGAATTCATCGCCCTACTGAAAGAGACGTCGGTGGTTGGCTGGATTGGGCTGAATGATATCATGCGCGGCGCCGATAATATTCGGTTTCAAACGGCCACGGCGTTTCAGTCATTGTTTGCCGCAGCGGTGATGTACTTGGCGTTGACCGCCATATTTACCCGCGTGATGACGCGAGTGGAGAGGAGACTAAAGGATGGCAGTGAATAA
- a CDS encoding YbhB/YbcL family Raf kinase inhibitor-like protein, with product MKIASPAFTENAKIPKIYSKFGGNQRPPLEISDVPTDAKSLVIVCHDPDAPGRDGFYHWTVWNLPAKTTEITGESLPLGAVEGVTSWGCPGWGGPQPPFGTHRYQFYVYALDTTLDLPDSTRPKELITALTPHIIDQTVLTGKFGVFDIFRHG from the coding sequence ATGAAAATTGCTAGTCCTGCGTTCACCGAAAACGCTAAAATACCAAAAATTTACTCCAAGTTCGGCGGCAACCAACGCCCACCGCTCGAGATCAGCGACGTGCCAACAGATGCCAAAAGTCTGGTAATCGTCTGCCACGACCCCGATGCGCCTGGACGCGATGGATTCTATCATTGGACGGTTTGGAATTTGCCGGCCAAAACCACTGAAATCACTGGCGAATCACTGCCCCTAGGCGCTGTCGAAGGCGTTACCAGTTGGGGTTGTCCCGGCTGGGGTGGGCCGCAGCCGCCGTTTGGCACGCACCGCTATCAATTTTACGTATACGCGCTGGACACAACGCTGGATCTACCAGACAGCACCAGGCCCAAAGAACTCATCACTGCTCTCACGCCGCACATCATTGACCAGACCGTGTTGACTGGAAAGTTTGGCGTGTTTGATATTTTCCGGCACGGCTAG
- a CDS encoding NUDIX domain-containing protein — protein sequence MQRRVNVRGIIINDQGELFCQKLTANNGAGREFWCAPGGGLEMGESLLDGLRREMIEETGVKPTIGKLLFIQQFTDTNPSSKYGMTEQLEFFFSVTNWQDYQHIDLEQTSHGVEEVAECGFVNPKTTRILPSYLTEVDLNWLVNESTDVQMMSEL from the coding sequence ATGCAGCGACGAGTTAACGTACGCGGAATTATTATCAACGATCAGGGCGAGCTATTTTGCCAAAAATTGACCGCCAATAACGGCGCGGGGCGAGAGTTTTGGTGTGCACCGGGCGGCGGTTTGGAGATGGGCGAAAGTTTGCTGGACGGTTTACGCCGAGAGATGATTGAGGAAACTGGCGTCAAGCCAACCATCGGCAAGCTATTATTTATCCAACAATTTACCGACACCAACCCCTCGTCTAAATACGGCATGACCGAGCAACTTGAGTTTTTCTTTTCCGTCACCAACTGGCAAGATTACCAGCATATCGACCTGGAGCAAACATCGCACGGCGTCGAGGAAGTGGCGGAATGCGGCTTTGTCAATCCGAAAACCACACGGATTTTGCCGAGTTACCTAACAGAGGTTGACCTAAACTGGCTGGTTAATGAGTCGACCGACGTTCAGATGATGAGCGAATTGTAA
- a CDS encoding ATP-binding cassette domain-containing protein has translation MITVANLKKQFGSNRVLRDIDVEVHEGEVVVVVGSSGSGKSTFLRCLNLLETPTGGRIVIDGVETTAPKVDLNALRQKVGMVFQSFNLFPNLSVLDNIKLAPRKLRKLSDRAATRLAKKLLADVGLADKAGAFPSQLSGGQKQRVAIARALAMEPDIMLFDEPTSALDPEMIGEVLDVIREVAAKGMTMVIVTHEMKFAREVATRMIFLDKGEIIENGPPEQVMDHPVTERARKFFGVKDN, from the coding sequence ATCATCACGGTGGCTAACCTCAAGAAACAGTTTGGCAGTAACCGTGTGCTCAGGGACATTGACGTTGAAGTTCATGAAGGCGAAGTGGTCGTGGTTGTTGGTTCAAGCGGCTCTGGTAAATCAACCTTTTTGCGCTGCTTGAATCTGCTGGAGACGCCGACGGGCGGGCGCATTGTCATCGACGGTGTGGAAACGACAGCGCCGAAAGTCGACCTGAACGCACTGCGCCAAAAAGTTGGCATGGTGTTTCAATCATTCAATCTGTTTCCGAACTTGAGCGTGCTGGATAACATCAAACTGGCGCCGCGGAAATTACGCAAATTGTCTGATCGGGCGGCGACTCGCCTGGCAAAGAAATTGCTCGCAGACGTGGGGCTGGCGGACAAAGCCGGGGCCTTTCCTTCGCAGCTCTCAGGCGGGCAAAAGCAGCGTGTCGCCATCGCCAGAGCTCTAGCCATGGAGCCAGATATCATGCTGTTTGATGAGCCAACCTCGGCGCTTGATCCAGAGATGATCGGCGAGGTGTTGGATGTGATTCGTGAGGTGGCCGCCAAAGGTATGACCATGGTTATCGTCACGCACGAAATGAAATTTGCGCGCGAAGTAGCTACGCGGATGATTTTCCTGGACAAGGGTGAGATCATCGAAAACGGTCCACCAGAGCAGGTGATGGATCATCCAGTGACCGAACGGGCGCGGAAGTTTTTTGGCGTCAAGGATAACTAA